The following coding sequences lie in one Anomalospiza imberbis isolate Cuckoo-Finch-1a 21T00152 chromosome 17, ASM3175350v1, whole genome shotgun sequence genomic window:
- the LOC137484418 gene encoding cornifin-B-like: protein MRCYGDATPTPPEGSPAIGRAAGSAHTGGPACQTGRARPGPRVRRGRCGREHRGGRTQPPAQPDLNPRHNRTSTPGTTRPRTPGTAGPRTPGTAGPQPPAQPGPEPPAQPDPEPPAQPDLNPRHSRALNPRHNQTLNPRHNRTLNPRHSRAPNPRHNQTQNPRHNRALNPRHNRAPNPRHNRAPNPRHSRAPNPRHNQTQNPRHSRAPNPRHNRTLHPWHSQAPTPGTTGPRTPGTTGP from the coding sequence ATGCGTTGCTATGGAGATGCCACGCCCACTCCGCCCGAGGGCTCGCCCGCCATTGGCCGAGCCGCTGGCTCCGCCCACACCGGGGGTCCCGCGTGCCAGACGGGCCGCGCTAGGCCGGGCCCGAGGGTGCGACGGGGCCGCTGCGGCCGCGAGCACCGGGGCGGCCGGACCCAACCCCCGGCACAACCGGACCTCAACCCCCGGCACAACCGGACCTCAACCCCCGGCACAACCAGACCCAGAACCCCCGGCACAGCCGGGCCCAGAACCCCCGGCACAGCCGGGCCCCAACCCCCGGCACAGCCTGGCCCCGAACCCCCGGCACAACCGGACCCTGAACCCCCGGCACAACCGGACCTCAACCCCCGGCACAGCCGGGCCCTGAACCCTCGGCACAACCAGACCCTGAACCCCCGGCACAACCGGACCCTGAACCCCCGGCACAGCCGGGCCCCGAACCCCCGGCACAACCAGACCCAGAACCCCCGGCACAACCGGGCCCTGAACCCCCGGCACAACCGGGCCCCGAACCCCCGGCACAACCGGGCCCCGAACCCCCGGCACAGCCGGGCCCCGAACCCCCGGCACAACCAGACCCAGAACCCCCGGCACAGCCGGGCCCCGAACCCCCGGCACAACCGGACCCTGcacccctggcacagccaggccccAACCCCCGGCACAACCGGGCCCCGAACCCCCGGCACAACCGGACCCTGa